The nucleotide sequence GGGTCAGAACTCGAGGACGAGCCGCCCCCGCACGCCCCCGGCCTCGAGCCGGCGGTGCGCCTCGGCGGCGTCCGCGGCGGGCAGGACGGCGGCCACGCGCAGGGAGAGCACCCCCTCCTCCACGTACCGGCGCAGCCGGTCCAGCTTCGCGCCCGAGTGGTACTCCTGGGGCACGCTGATCCGGTGCACGGTGATCCCCCGGCCCGGGTCCCCCGTCCAGTGCCGCACGGTCGCGAACCCTCCGCCGTCCCGGACGGCAGGGGCCGCCTTCTCGCTCAGCACGGCGGCGTCCACGAGGGCGTCGACCCCGTCGGGGAAGAACTCCCGGATCCGCTCGGCGACGTCGTCCCCGCGCGCCACCACGTGGTCGGCGCCGAGACTGTCGACGAGCTCCAGATCCTGCTCCGCGGCGTCCGCGATCACGGTGAGGCCCTCGTGCTTGGCGAGCTCCACCACGTAGTTGCCGAGGGTCCCGGCGGCCCCGGTGACGGCCAGGGACTGCTCGGGCTGGAGGTCCAGCACCTCGAGGACCTGCAGGGCCGTGAGCCCGTTCATGGGCAGCGTGGCGGCCGTGGCGAAGTCCGTGTCCGCCGGGAGGCGGGCGATCGAGTCGTCGGGGGCGACCAGGAGCTCCGCGTAGGCGCCCCCGTGCTCCCCGCGCGGCAGGGCGATGGCCATGACCGCGTCCCCCACCCGCCAGGCGCTGCCCTCCCCCACCTCGTCGACGACCCCGGCCGCGTCCATCCCCGGCACGTACGGCGGCCGCAGGTGCTCCACGGGCTGACCGCCCGCGCGCAGCAGGGTGTCCGTGGGGCTGACGGCGGCCGCCCTGACCCGGATCCGCACCTCTCCGGGGCCGGGGTGGGGGTCCGGCACCTCGTGGACGGCGAGGACCTCGGGCCCTCCGAACGTCTCGACTCCGATGACTCGCATGCCCGTTCCAACCCCGGGGCGCCCGCACCCATTCCGGCTCCGCACCGATGCCGTTCCGATGCCGTTCCGATGCCGTCCTGACATGCGGGCGAGGATCCCGTCACACCGTTGCGGCCCCGCCGGTCCGGGGCCATGCTGAGGGCGGGTCCCGCCGCACCACGAAGGGGAGCACCATGGCACCGACAGACTTCATCACCCTTCCCGTCTCGGACCTGGAGCGATCGAAACGGTTCTACTCCTGTCTCGGCTGGCGGCTGCACCCCGCGTTCGAGGGCACCGGCGCCGGGACCGTCGAGATCCGCGAGGACGAGCACGTCATGGTCCTGAGCGAGGACCGCCACCTGCGCCTGGTGGGGCCCGGGACCCCCGGCACCCCGGCCGACGCCTCCGTGGTCAACGCGCTCAGCGTCGACTCCCCGGACGAGATCGACGTCATCGTCGACCGCGCCGTCCGCGCCGGCGGGACAGAGGGCGACGCCCAGGACTACGGCTTCCTGCGCTCGCGCTGCTTCCGGGACCCCGACGGCCACCAGTGGGAGATCCTGTGGGTCGATCCCGCAGCGGCCTCCGTCCGCGCCGCCCGCCGGCGGTGACCGCGGGCACGGCGGAGCCCGGTCACCACGGGTGACCGGGCTCCGTCCCGTCTCGGCGGCTCAGGTGCTCACTTCTCGGAGACGGCCGCCGCGAGCCGCTCGAGGGAGTGCTCCAGGGCGCCCTCCTCGAAGAGCGGGAAGGACACGGCCTTCTTGGCCTCCGGGGTCGCGTGCTCCCACGAGTAGGTCTCGGTGACCAGCGTGGCGCCGGGGCCCTGGGGCTCGAGCTCCCAGATCCACTCCCAGCCCTCCAGCTCGGCGCCCTGCGGCTTGGGCTTCCAGGCGAGGAGCTTGTTCTCGTCGTAGCCGGAGACGGTGTTCTCCATGACGTAGTCGCCGCCCATGTGCTCGCCGTTCATGTTCATCACGAACACCTGGCCGACCTTCTGGATGCGCTGGTCGTCGCCGGAGACGACCGTGCCGGAGCCGTCGATCTGCCGGTGGCGCGAAGGCAGGCTGAGGACGTCGAAGATGGCGTCGGCGGGGGCGTCGATGACGCGGCTGGCGGACAGGCTGTTCTCGGACACGGGTGGTTCCTCTCGTCGGCAACGGTACGGCCCCACCGTAGGCAGACGGGGCCGGTCCCTGGCCAGGGCTGTCCGCTCCCCGCGTAGCCGGGTCCGGCCCGTGCGCTCAGCCCTGCCCCGCGCCGAGGCCCTGCGGCTCCCCCGCCAGCGCCCGCAGATAGCCGGCGAATCCCCGCTCGACCCGGCCGGTGCTCCGGCCCGAGGTCAGCACCCGCACCCGGTCCGTGGCGAGCACCCGGTGCCCGCGCGCCCGCGCCGCCTCCGCCAGCCCGACGTCCTCGCCGTGCGGCAGGGCCGGGAAGCCCCCGCACGCGGCGTACACGTCGGCGCGCACGCCCAGGTTCGCCGCGTGCACGTGGGGGTGCCCCTCCTCCAGCCGGTGCCGGGCGTGCCAGCGCGCCAGGAGACCCGCGGCCAGGTCCCCGGGGTCGGGCTCCACGGTGCCCAGGAGCAGCTCCGCCCCGCGCCCGGCCGCGTCCAGGTGGCCGGTGAGCCAGTGCGCGGGCACCGCACTGTCGGCGTCGGTCGACACGATCCAGGTGCGCGCCCCGGCGGCTCCCGCGGCGGCCACCGCGGCGGCCCGGGCCGCCCCCGCGGTGCCCCAGGACCCGGCGACGACGTCCGCCCCCGCCGCCGCGGCGATCCGGGCGCTGCCGTCGGTGCAGCGGTCCAGGGCCACGACGACGTCCACCTGCACCGGGGGCCGGGCCGCCCGCGCCCGGGCGGCGGCGTGCTGCACCGTGGCCAGGCACCGGCCGAGCAGCCGCTCCTCGTTCCGGACCGGCACCACCACGACCACCCGCTCCACCCCGGTCAGCACGTGCCCGCGCCGGCGGTCTGCGGCCCCACGGGCTCGAAGACCTCCAGCAGGAAGTCGCGCTCCGTGTGGCGCAGCAGGGGCCCGAAGCGGGCGTCCGCGTGCACGGCGGCGTGCACGTCGGCCCCGTCGAGGGGCCAGCCCTCGATCGGGTGGCGCCAGTGGCACAGCAGGAGGTGGCCGTCCGGCTCGAGGGACCCGGCCACGCGGTCGAGGAGCCCGCCCAGCTGCGCGGCGTCGAGGAAGTAGCCGGTCTCGGAGACCACCACGAGGTCGAACCGCCCGGGCGGCCACTGCCCGGGCAGCCTGCGCTGCTCCACCTGCACGCCGGGGAGCTCCGCCAGCCGCTGCCGGGCGCGCTCGACCGCCACCCCGCTCGCGTCCACGGCCAGCACGGACTCCGCCCGGTCCGCGAGCTCGGCGGTGAGGGCGCCGAGGGAGCACCCCGCCTCCAGGACCCGGCGGTACCGGGGGCGCGGCAGCGCGGCGAGGGTCACGGCGCGCTTGCGCCGCTCGTACCAGGATGAGTCGACGTCCCAGGGGTCCTCGGCGCCGCGGTGGACGTCGTCGAACACGGCGGCGGCGTCCGGGGCCTGCCCTGCGGGCGGGAGCACGAAGAAGTGCTCGGTCGGGCGGCGGAACCGGGCCAGCACGTGGGGGCCCAGGAGGGCCTCGTCGCCCGGGGCCGGGGACAGCGGCAGGACCTGCGAGGCGTGCGCGGCCAGGGCCTGCTCCTTGGCCGCGCACGCGGGGGCGTCCAGGGCGAGGACCCGGATCCCGTGCGGGGGCAGGTCCTCGGGCCCGCCCCAGTGCCACAGCCAGACGGGGTACTCGAGGCACTCGACGCCGTGGACGGAGGCGGCCGCCCGGGCGGCCCGGCCCAGCACCTCGTGGTCGACGTGCCCGTCGTCGCCCCACGGGGCGGCCAGCACGCCACGCCGCCCCGCGGCGGCCCACGCCGCGGCCTCGGCCACGGGGGCGCGCAGCGCCTCCCCCACCGACGCCAGGGCCCCGTCGGGCAGCCCCAGGAGCTCGGGGACCACGCCGTCGGCGAGCCGGTCCGTGGCGGCGGAGGCCTCGGTCCGGCGCACCCGGGCGAGGTCGGCGGGGGTCCGGGTCGGCGAGCGCGGGTGCGACTGCTCGCCCAGGGTCGCCACGACCACCCGCACCCGGGCGCCCGCCCGGGCCGCGAGGGAGATCAGGCCGCCCGCGCCGAGGCTCTCGTCGTCCGGGTGGGCGGCGAGGACCACGAGGCGGTCGATCCCGTCGAGCTCGAGCGGGCGCGCGGCGTGCAGGCGCGGCGCCCGCGCCCACACCGCCTCGGGGGTGCCGGGGTCCCGGTGGTCGAACGTCACCACGGGCGGTCCCCCGCCGCGCCCTCGAGCAGGGCCCGGCCCAGTGCCGCGGCGTCCCGCTGCGCGTGCTCCTGCCGGACGTACACCTGCAGGGCGCTCACCCGGCGGACGTGCTCGGGCGCGCCGGTGAGCGGGCCCGGCCCGGTGGCGGCCGAGACCTCCGCGGTCACGGCCTCCGCCGTCCGGGCGACGACGCGGCGGGTGCGCAGGGCCAGGACCGCGCCGCGCTCCCCGCCGGCCCGGCCGGCGTCGACCTGCTCCGCCGCCGAGCGCAGGGCCGTGCGGGCGGAGTGCAGGAGGGTGTCGACGACGCCGAGCGCCGCGTGCCCCACCTGGTCCAGCGGCCGCACGTCCGGGGCCCGGCGCCGCACGGCGTCTCCCCACAGGACGTCGGCCACCCCGGCCGCGCCGCCGTACCAGCACGCGGCCACGCCGATCCCGCCCCAGGCGAAGCCGGGGCGCTCCAGGTACCACCCGTCCTCGCCGACCGGCACGGCCGGCACCGCCGTGCACCGCACGGCGCCGGTCGGCACGTCCCGCAGCCCGGCCGGCCGCCAGTCCTCGGTGCTCCCGGGGACGACCCCGGGGTGGGCGAGGTCCACGGCGAAGGCCCGGCGGCGGCCTCCGCCGGTGCTCGCGGTGACCACGGCCCGGTCGAGGTGCGCGGCGAGCGAGCACCACGCCTTGGTGCCCGTGAGCTCCCACCCGCCGGTCCCGTGGCGGGCCACGAGCTCGTGACCGGGGGCCTCGGCGGCCCAGACGCCCCAGGCGGCGGGCGGACCGGCGAGCTCCTCGAGTCCCGCCTGGTGCAGGATCGCGAGGGCGTCCAGGTGCGGCTCGACCACGCGGGCGAGGGACAGGTCGAGCCGGGCGAGCTCGGCGAGCCGCCGCCACAGCTGTCCGGTGCGGCCGGCGCCGGGCAGGGGGAGCTCCTCGCCGAGCGCCCGGGCCACGCCCAGGGCCTGGTCCAGGGCGCCCGGGGTGCCGGCGCGCAGGGCCGCCGCGGCCTCCTCGGCGCGTCCGGGGCCGGCGGCGGGTCGGGGGTGCGGCGGGGGCATGCGGTGTCCATCGGTCGGCGGCAGGGAGACGATCAGCCTACGTCCTGCCCGCCGGGCCCGCTCGCGCCCCCCCTCCGCAGCGCTCCGGCGAGGACCCGCGAGCGGGCCTCGGCGGACCGGGTCAGTAGGCCTGCTGGGACGGGTCCACCTGCTCGATCCACGCCAGCACCCCGCCCTCGAGGTGCGCGACGTCGGTGCGGCCCGCGGCGCGCAGGAGGTGCAGGGCCCGTTCGGAGCGCGCCCCGGCCTTGCAGTGCAGCAGCACCCGGCGGCCCGGGGCGATCCGGGCGAGGGCCTCCCCGGACTCGAACTGGTCCAGCGGGAGCAGCCGTGCCCCGGGGATCGCCGCGAGCCGGGCCTCGTAGGGCTCCCGGACGTCGACGAGCTCGAAGTCCGCGGCGCCGCGCTCCCGTGCCGCCAGCAGCTCCGCGAGCTCGGGGGCCGTCACGGTGGGGACGCCTCCCGGCTGCGGGCCGGGCGCCGGGCAGGCGGGGGCGCTGTCGCCGGCCGACGCCAGGGTGGTCACGGGCGCGCGGCCCGGCGTGGGCACCAGCGGGATCTCCCACCAGCGCGCCGAGAGGGCGTCGTAGGTGGCGACCCGGCCGAGCATCGTGGTGCCGATCCCGGTGACCAGCTTGACGGCCTCGACCGCCATGGCGGTGCCCAGCAGTCCCGGCAGCACGCCGAGCACCCCGGCCTCGGCGCAGCTGGGCACCGTGCCCGGCGCCGGGGGCACGGTGTAGAGGTCGCGGTAGGTGGGCCCGTGCGCGCCCCAGAACACCGAGTACTGGCCGTCGAAGCGCAGGATCGAGCCCCACACGTGCGGGACACCGGCCAGCTCGCACGCGTCGGAGACGAGGTAGCGGGTCTCGAAGTTGTCCGTGCCGTCCAGGACGAGGTCGTACCCGGCGAGGACCTCCTCCGCACTCTCCGCGGTGAGCCGCTCGCGGTGCTCCACGACGCGCACCAGCGGGTTGAGGTCGGCGATCCGCGCGGCGGCCGAGGCGGTCTTGGGCGCCCCGAGGGTCCCCTCGCCGTGGATCACCTGGCGCTGCAGGTTGGAGGCGTCCACGTCGTCGTCGTCGACGACACCGAGGGTCCCGACGCCCGCGGCGGCGAGGTAGAGCAGGGCCGGGGAGCCGAGGCCGCCCGCGCCCACGCACAGCACCCGGGCGTTCTTGAGCCGCCGCTGGCCCTCCTCGCCGATCTCGGGGACGGTCAGGTGGCGGGCGTAGCGGCGCAGCTCGGCGTCGGTGAGCTCCGCGGCGGGCTCGACGAGCGGGGAGAGGTCCACGGCGCTCAGGCGTCCAGTCCGACCCACTCGGTGGAGCCGTCCGCGAACCGCTGCTCCTTCCAGATGGGCACCTCGGTCTTGATCCGGTCCACGAGCGCGTCGCAGGCGGCGAAGGCGAGCTTGCGGTGGGCGGCGGCCACGGCGGCCTCCAGGGCGGAGTCCCCCACGCGCAGGTGGCCGACCCGGTGGGCGGCCCAGATCCGCACCCCGGGGAACTCCTCGGCGACCCGGCGGGCCACGTCCTGGACGGCCCGGTCCGCGCCGGGGTGGCAGGTGTAGTCGAGGCTGGTGACGGGGCGGCCGCCGTCGTGGTCGCGGATGACACCGCTGAAGGAGACCACGGCGCCGGTGCGCTCGTCCTGCACGGCCTCGACGGCCCGGGCGTGGTCCAGGGGCTCCTCGGTGACGAAGGCGCCGACCACGGCGGTCTCCGCCTGGATCGGTCCTGGTGTGCTCATCGGTCGGTCTCCTCGTGCGGTCGGGGGTCGTGGCGGGGGCCGTCGTGCCCGCGGTCGCGGTGGCCCTCGAGCTGGTCGCAGACGTGGTCGAGGATCGGCTCGAGGACCTTCAGCCCGTCCCAGACCCCGCCGGTGGAGCCGGGGAGGTTGACCACGAAGGTGGCGCCGCTGACCCCGGCGTGCCCGCGGCTGAGCACCGCCAGGGGGGTGGTCCTCCGGCCCTCCGCCCACAGTGCCTCCATGATGCCGGGCAGCTCGCGGTCGAGGAAGGGCCGGGTCATCTCGGGGGTGAGGTCGTCCGGGCCGAGGCCGGTCCCGCCGCTGGTGACGACCACCCGGGGGCGGTCCGCGGGGGCCCGGGTCACGAGCAGCCGCTCCAGCTCGGCGCGCACGTCCTCGCCGTCGGCCACCACGAACGGACCTTCGACCTCGAAGCCGTGGGAGCCGAACCAGTCGGCGGCGATCCGCCCGCTCCGGTCCTGGTAGACCCCGGCGGCGGCGCGGGTGGAGGCGACGATGACGGCGGCGCTCCTCATGCGGCGTCCCCGTCGGTCCGCGCCCAGTCCCCGGACTTGCCGCCGGACTTCGCGAGCACCCTGCCCCGGTCGATCTCGGCCAGCTTGTCCACGGCCTTGATCATGTCGTAGAGGGTCAGGGCGGCCACCGAGGCCGCGGTCAGCGCCTCCATCTCCACGCCGGTCACCCCGCACGTGCGCACCGTCGCGGTGATCCGCACGCCGTCCGCCAGCCGCTCGAAGTCCACGGTCACCTTGCTGATCGGCAGCGGGTGGCACAGCGGGACGAGCTCCGGGGTCCGCTTGGCCGCCATGATGCCGGCCACCCGGGCCACCGGCAGGGCGTCCCCCTTGGGGAGGTCCGCGGCGAAGACCTGCTCGACGACGTCGGGGCGGGTGCGCAGCGTGGCCGTCGCGGTGGCCTCGCGGGTGGTCACGGCCTTGTCGGAGACGTCCACCATGTGCGCGGACCCGTCCGCCCGGACGTGCGTGAGGCTCTGCTGCTGCTCGGTCATGTCGGTTCGGTCCCCTTCGGCTCTCCCGGATGGTGCGTCCCTCCCATTCTGGCCCACCCCCGCGCCGCGCACCGCCGCGTCATGTCTGGTCCCGTGCCGGGGCGCGGTGCTAGCTTGACGGAACGCGACCAGAGTGCCGTCGACGCCGCCGGCACTCGGAAGGAGCCACCGTGCTGTCAGACACCTCGTACCCCGTCGTCAAGGCCACGCTGCCCGTGGTCGGGGAGAACATCCAGGAGATCGCCCGGCGCTTCTACGCGCACATGTTCGGCGAGCACCCCGAGCTGCTGGACGGGCTGTTCAACCGCGGCAACCAGGCGGACGGCCGGCAGCAGCAGGCGCTGGCCGGGTCCGTGGCCGCCTTCGCCGGCTACCTGGTGAACAAGCCGACCGAGCTCCCGGACCACCTGCTGTCCCGCATCGCGCACAAGCACGTGTCCCTGGGGCTGCACCCGGACCAGTACCAGATCGTGCACGACAACCTCATGTGGGCCATCGTGGACGTCCTGGGCGACGCCGTGACCCCGGAGGTCGCCGCGGCCTGGGACGAGGTCTACTGGCTGATGGCCAACGTGCTCATCAACCAGGAGCGCGGCCTCTACGAGGCGGTCCGGCTCTCCCCCGAGACCGTCTGGCGGACCTGGCGGGTGGTCGAGAAGATCCCGGAGACCGAGGACGTCACGACCTTCGTGGTGGAGCGCGTCGACGAGCGGGAGGTGAAGCGGTCCCTGCCCGGCCAGTACGTGACCCTCAGGATGGAGATGCCCGACGGCGTGCTGCAGCCCCGGCAGTACAGCCTGACCCGCGCCGACGACGGACAGCACCGGCGCTTCGCGGTGAAGCGGGTGCGCGGCAACGGCACGCCGGCCGGCGAGATGTCCACCCTCCTGCACGAGACGGTGCAGGTGGGGGACGAGGTGGTGCTCTCGGTGCCCTCCGGCGACGTGGTCCTGGAGTACTCGGACCGGCCGCTGGTGCTGGCCAGCGCGGGCATCGGCGTCACGCCGATGGCGGGCATGCTCTCGCACCTGGTGAAGGACGGCTCCCAGCGCACCGTGCAGTTCCTGCACGCGGACGCCTCCCCGGAGACGTTCGCGCTGCGCGGGCAGATCGAGGAGGACCTCGCCGCCCTGGAGGACGGCTCCCTGAAGGCCTGGTTCGAGCAGCCGCGGGCGGCCGGCGAGCGCGCCGAGAACGAGTACGAGGGGTTCATGGACCTGCGCGCCGTGGAGCTGCCGCACGACGCGCAGTACTACCTGTGCGGGCCGCTCCCCTTCATGCAGGCCGTGCGCAGCGCGCTCGTCGCCCGCGGAGTCCCGCCCCGGGACATCCAGTACGAGGTGTTCGGCCCGGACCTCTGGCTCGCCGACTTCGAGTGACCGGCCGTGCAGGCCCCGGGAGAACGACCGGGGCAGGACCAGGACACGGCCCGAGGGCCGGATGACGACGACGGAGGACACGATGACGGACACGCACGGCAACCACGTGGAGGAGCTGGCGGTCAACAGCTGCTGGGACCTGCTCCGGGACGCGGGCGTCGGCCGCCTCGCCGTGTGGGTGGAGGACCACCCGGACATCTTCCCGATCAACTTCGTGGTGGACCACGGGACCCTCGTCTTCCGCTCGGCCGAGGGGACGAAGGTCGCCGGGGCCCTCACCGACGTCCCCGTGGCGGTGGAGATCGACGGGTACGACGAGCCCGCCGGGAAGGCGTGGAGCGTGGTGGTCAAGGGCCGCGCCGAGCGCATCCAGCAGGTCCAGGAGCTCACGGACACCCTCGACCTCCCGCTGTTCCCGTGGCAGGCGGGGCGCAAGGGCATCTTCGTCCGGGTCGTGCCGTCCCTCGTGACCGGCCGCCGGTTCCCGGTCGCGGACCCGGAGGTGTGGCGCACCCCGCTGTCGGGGGTGCGGCGCTCCCCCGACGAGTGAGCCTGCGCCGGGACGTGCTCCTCCGCCGGGCCGCCCCGCTCCCGAGCTGACCGCCGGCTGCGGTCCGGGCCGCGCGTCCGGCGCCCGGACGGCGGTCAGGTCCGGGCCCGCTCGTCGTCCTTGCCCCCGTTGCGCACGGTGAAGGTGAGCACCAGGGCGGTCACCGCGAACACGGCCAGCAGGGTCAGCCCCACGAAGTAGCTGTTGTTCTCGGCGTCGTAGGTGGCGCCCATCACGAGCGGCGGGAAGTAGCCGCCCAGGCCGCCGGCGGCCGCGATGATGCCGCCGATCGTGCCCACGTCCTTCGCCGGGGCGGCGCGTCCCACCCACCCGAACACGCCGCCGGTGCCCAGGCCGAGGAACACCGCCATGGCCAGGAACGTGGCGCCGTAGGCCACCTCCTGGATCGGCTGCAGCGCCACGACCATCGCGAGGACCGCCGTGCCGACGAGCGAGGTGATCGTGACGATCTTCGGGCCGAGGCGGTCGGCGAGGATCCCGCCGACCGGGCGGGCGACCACCGCGGCGAGGGCGAAGCCGGCGGTGCGGGTCCCGGCCGCGGTGGCGTCGAAGCCGTAGACGGTGTTCAGGTAGGTGGGCAGGTAGTTGGAGAACGCCACGAACGCGCCGAAGACCACGCCGTAGAGGAAGCACAGCTGCCAGGTCACCCGCAGGGTGAAGGCGTGCCTGATCCGGGGCAGCACCGGCTGCGGCACGGCGCCGGCGCGGACCGGGGACTCGCGCAGCCCGAGCCAGCAGACCACGGCCATGGCCGCGACGATCGCGGCGATGACCGCGTGGGCGCCCAGGTACCCGATGCCCGCGACCAGGCGCGGGGTGACGAACGCGGAGACCGCGGTGCCGGCCATGCCCGCGCCGAACACGCCGGTGGCGAAGCCCTTGCGGTGGGACTCGTACCACGCGGAGCAGAACGGGATGCCGATGGCGAAGACCGTGCCGGCGATGCCGAGGAAGAACGCGACGACCAGCAGGAGCCCGAAGCTGCCCAGCTGGCCCACGAGGGCGGTGAGCAGCACCAGCGGGGCGGTCAGGGCGAGGATCGCCGTGAACATCACCCGCCCGCCGAAGCGGTCCGTCAGGGCGCCGACGGGCACCCGGGCGATGGAGCCGACGAAGATCGGCATCGCCACGAGCAGCGCGGTCTGCGAGGAGCTGAGCTCCATCTGCTCCGCGTAGCGCCTGGACAGCGGGCCCACGATGGTCCAGGCCCAGAAGCCCGCGGTGGACGCCAGCGTGGCGAGGAGCAGGTTCCGCAGCTGGCCGGAGCGCAGGTCCGGGGCCGCGGTGCCCGGGGAGGCGGCGGACGACGACGAAGATGACATGGCGGTCCTC is from Kocuria rosea and encodes:
- a CDS encoding NADP-dependent oxidoreductase — encoded protein: MRVIGVETFGGPEVLAVHEVPDPHPGPGEVRIRVRAAAVSPTDTLLRAGGQPVEHLRPPYVPGMDAAGVVDEVGEGSAWRVGDAVMAIALPRGEHGGAYAELLVAPDDSIARLPADTDFATAATLPMNGLTALQVLEVLDLQPEQSLAVTGAAGTLGNYVVELAKHEGLTVIADAAEQDLELVDSLGADHVVARGDDVAERIREFFPDGVDALVDAAVLSEKAAPAVRDGGGFATVRHWTGDPGRGITVHRISVPQEYHSGAKLDRLRRYVEEGVLSLRVAAVLPAADAAEAHRRLEAGGVRGRLVLEF
- a CDS encoding VOC family protein, which gives rise to MAPTDFITLPVSDLERSKRFYSCLGWRLHPAFEGTGAGTVEIREDEHVMVLSEDRHLRLVGPGTPGTPADASVVNALSVDSPDEIDVIVDRAVRAGGTEGDAQDYGFLRSRCFRDPDGHQWEILWVDPAAASVRAARRR
- a CDS encoding SRPBCC family protein, encoding MSENSLSASRVIDAPADAIFDVLSLPSRHRQIDGSGTVVSGDDQRIQKVGQVFVMNMNGEHMGGDYVMENTVSGYDENKLLAWKPKPQGAELEGWEWIWELEPQGPGATLVTETYSWEHATPEAKKAVSFPLFEEGALEHSLERLAAAVSEK
- a CDS encoding glycosyltransferase, translating into MLTGVERVVVVVPVRNEERLLGRCLATVQHAAARARAARPPVQVDVVVALDRCTDGSARIAAAAGADVVAGSWGTAGAARAAAVAAAGAAGARTWIVSTDADSAVPAHWLTGHLDAAGRGAELLLGTVEPDPGDLAAGLLARWHARHRLEEGHPHVHAANLGVRADVYAACGGFPALPHGEDVGLAEAARARGHRVLATDRVRVLTSGRSTGRVERGFAGYLRALAGEPQGLGAGQG
- a CDS encoding PIG-L family deacetylase; the encoded protein is MTFDHRDPGTPEAVWARAPRLHAARPLELDGIDRLVVLAAHPDDESLGAGGLISLAARAGARVRVVVATLGEQSHPRSPTRTPADLARVRRTEASAATDRLADGVVPELLGLPDGALASVGEALRAPVAEAAAWAAAGRRGVLAAPWGDDGHVDHEVLGRAARAAASVHGVECLEYPVWLWHWGGPEDLPPHGIRVLALDAPACAAKEQALAAHASQVLPLSPAPGDEALLGPHVLARFRRPTEHFFVLPPAGQAPDAAAVFDDVHRGAEDPWDVDSSWYERRKRAVTLAALPRPRYRRVLEAGCSLGALTAELADRAESVLAVDASGVAVERARQRLAELPGVQVEQRRLPGQWPPGRFDLVVVSETGYFLDAAQLGGLLDRVAGSLEPDGHLLLCHWRHPIEGWPLDGADVHAAVHADARFGPLLRHTERDFLLEVFEPVGPQTAGAGTC
- a CDS encoding acyl-CoA dehydrogenase family protein, with product MPPPHPRPAAGPGRAEEAAAALRAGTPGALDQALGVARALGEELPLPGAGRTGQLWRRLAELARLDLSLARVVEPHLDALAILHQAGLEELAGPPAAWGVWAAEAPGHELVARHGTGGWELTGTKAWCSLAAHLDRAVVTASTGGGRRRAFAVDLAHPGVVPGSTEDWRPAGLRDVPTGAVRCTAVPAVPVGEDGWYLERPGFAWGGIGVAACWYGGAAGVADVLWGDAVRRRAPDVRPLDQVGHAALGVVDTLLHSARTALRSAAEQVDAGRAGGERGAVLALRTRRVVARTAEAVTAEVSAATGPGPLTGAPEHVRRVSALQVYVRQEHAQRDAAALGRALLEGAAGDRPW
- the moeB gene encoding molybdopterin-synthase adenylyltransferase MoeB, with amino-acid sequence MDLSPLVEPAAELTDAELRRYARHLTVPEIGEEGQRRLKNARVLCVGAGGLGSPALLYLAAAGVGTLGVVDDDDVDASNLQRQVIHGEGTLGAPKTASAAARIADLNPLVRVVEHRERLTAESAEEVLAGYDLVLDGTDNFETRYLVSDACELAGVPHVWGSILRFDGQYSVFWGAHGPTYRDLYTVPPAPGTVPSCAEAGVLGVLPGLLGTAMAVEAVKLVTGIGTTMLGRVATYDALSARWWEIPLVPTPGRAPVTTLASAGDSAPACPAPGPQPGGVPTVTAPELAELLAARERGAADFELVDVREPYEARLAAIPGARLLPLDQFESGEALARIAPGRRVLLHCKAGARSERALHLLRAAGRTDVAHLEGGVLAWIEQVDPSQQAY
- a CDS encoding molybdenum cofactor biosynthesis protein MoaE is translated as MSTPGPIQAETAVVGAFVTEEPLDHARAVEAVQDERTGAVVSFSGVIRDHDGGRPVTSLDYTCHPGADRAVQDVARRVAEEFPGVRIWAAHRVGHLRVGDSALEAAVAAAHRKLAFAACDALVDRIKTEVPIWKEQRFADGSTEWVGLDA
- a CDS encoding MogA/MoaB family molybdenum cofactor biosynthesis protein — protein: MRSAAVIVASTRAAAGVYQDRSGRIAADWFGSHGFEVEGPFVVADGEDVRAELERLLVTRAPADRPRVVVTSGGTGLGPDDLTPEMTRPFLDRELPGIMEALWAEGRRTTPLAVLSRGHAGVSGATFVVNLPGSTGGVWDGLKVLEPILDHVCDQLEGHRDRGHDGPRHDPRPHEETDR
- the moaC gene encoding cyclic pyranopterin monophosphate synthase MoaC, encoding MTEQQQSLTHVRADGSAHMVDVSDKAVTTREATATATLRTRPDVVEQVFAADLPKGDALPVARVAGIMAAKRTPELVPLCHPLPISKVTVDFERLADGVRITATVRTCGVTGVEMEALTAASVAALTLYDMIKAVDKLAEIDRGRVLAKSGGKSGDWARTDGDAA
- a CDS encoding globin domain-containing protein; its protein translation is MLSDTSYPVVKATLPVVGENIQEIARRFYAHMFGEHPELLDGLFNRGNQADGRQQQALAGSVAAFAGYLVNKPTELPDHLLSRIAHKHVSLGLHPDQYQIVHDNLMWAIVDVLGDAVTPEVAAAWDEVYWLMANVLINQERGLYEAVRLSPETVWRTWRVVEKIPETEDVTTFVVERVDEREVKRSLPGQYVTLRMEMPDGVLQPRQYSLTRADDGQHRRFAVKRVRGNGTPAGEMSTLLHETVQVGDEVVLSVPSGDVVLEYSDRPLVLASAGIGVTPMAGMLSHLVKDGSQRTVQFLHADASPETFALRGQIEEDLAALEDGSLKAWFEQPRAAGERAENEYEGFMDLRAVELPHDAQYYLCGPLPFMQAVRSALVARGVPPRDIQYEVFGPDLWLADFE
- a CDS encoding pyridoxamine 5'-phosphate oxidase family protein; the protein is MTDTHGNHVEELAVNSCWDLLRDAGVGRLAVWVEDHPDIFPINFVVDHGTLVFRSAEGTKVAGALTDVPVAVEIDGYDEPAGKAWSVVVKGRAERIQQVQELTDTLDLPLFPWQAGRKGIFVRVVPSLVTGRRFPVADPEVWRTPLSGVRRSPDE
- a CDS encoding MFS transporter; this encodes MSSSSSSAASPGTAAPDLRSGQLRNLLLATLASTAGFWAWTIVGPLSRRYAEQMELSSSQTALLVAMPIFVGSIARVPVGALTDRFGGRVMFTAILALTAPLVLLTALVGQLGSFGLLLVVAFFLGIAGTVFAIGIPFCSAWYESHRKGFATGVFGAGMAGTAVSAFVTPRLVAGIGYLGAHAVIAAIVAAMAVVCWLGLRESPVRAGAVPQPVLPRIRHAFTLRVTWQLCFLYGVVFGAFVAFSNYLPTYLNTVYGFDATAAGTRTAGFALAAVVARPVGGILADRLGPKIVTITSLVGTAVLAMVVALQPIQEVAYGATFLAMAVFLGLGTGGVFGWVGRAAPAKDVGTIGGIIAAAGGLGGYFPPLVMGATYDAENNSYFVGLTLLAVFAVTALVLTFTVRNGGKDDERART